The Panthera uncia isolate 11264 chromosome C2, Puncia_PCG_1.0, whole genome shotgun sequence genome contains a region encoding:
- the FAM43A gene encoding protein FAM43A: protein MLPWKKHKFELLAEAPPRQASKPKGYAVSLHYSALSSLARACPEGALSRVGSMFRSKRKKLHITSEDPTYTVLYLGNATTIQARGDGCTDLAVGKIWSKSEAGRQGTKMKLTVSAQGIRMVHAEERALRRPGHLYLLHRVTYCVADARLPKVFAWVYRHELKHKAVMLRCHAVLVSKPEKAQAMALLLYQTSANALAEFKRLKRRDDARHQQQELVGAHTIPLVPLRKLLLHGPCCYKPPVERSRSAPKLGSITEDLLGEQQEQELQEEEEEEHTEGCLEEEEEEEEEEDRAGEEDPAAEEAEAQRALVVAMHLECGDLLDTLESGREEALGGGGDSVGPGAGPPPLLLGSASDVKAELSQLINDLGELSFGNDVRSLQADLRVTRLLSGESTGSESSIEGGGLDASSATAGDRSGPDDSAGPEEPH, encoded by the coding sequence ATGCTGCCGTGGAAGAAGCACAAGTTCGAGCTGCTGGCCGAGGCGCCGCCACGGCAGGCGTCCAAGCCCAAGGGCTACGCGGTGAGCCTGCACTACTCCGCGCTCAGCTCGCTGGCGCGGGCGTGCCCCGAAGGCGCGCTCAGCCGGGTGGGCAGCATGTTCCGTTCCAAGCGCAAGAAGCTGCACATCACCAGCGAGGACCCCACTTACACCGTGCTCTACCTGGGCAATGCCACCACCATCCAGGCGCGCGGCGACGGCTGCACTGACCTAGCGGTGGGCAAGATCTGGAGCAAGAGCGAGGCGGGCCGTCAGGGCACCAAGATGAAGCTGACTGTGAGTGCGCAGGGCATCCGCATGGTGCACGCCGAGGAGCGCGCACTGCGCCGCCCGGGCCACCTCTACCTGCTGCACCGCGTTACCTATTGCGTGGCGGACGCTCGGCTGCCCAAGGTCTTCGCCTGGGTATACCGGCACGAGCTCAAGCACAAGGCGGTAATGCTGCGCTGCCACGCGGTGCTGGTGTCCAAGCCCGAGAAAGCGCAGGCCATGGCCCTGCTGCTCTACCAGACGTCGGCCAACGCACTCGCGGAATTTAAAAGGCTCAAGCGGCGGGACGATGCGCGTCACCAGCAGCAGGAGCTGGTGGGCGCGCACACCATCCCGCTAGTGCCGCTGCGCAAGCTGCTCCTGCATGGACCCTGCTGCTACAAGCCGCCGGTGGAACGCAGCCGCAGCGCGCCCAAGCTGGGCTCCATCACCGAGGACTTGCTCGGCGAACAGCAGGAGCAGGAGctgcaggaagaagaggaagaggagcacaccgagggctgcctggaggaggaggaggaggaggaggaggaagaggaccgTGCTGGGGAGGAGGACCCGGCAGCGGAAGAGGCCGAGGCGCAGCGGGCGCTGGTGGTGGCCATGCACTTGGAATGCGGGGACTTGCTGGACACGCTGGAGAGTGGCCGCGAGGAGGCGCTAGGGGGTGGCGGGGACTCGGTGGGCCCCGGGGCTGGGCCGCCGCCTCTGCTGCTGGGCAGCGCCTCTGACGTGAAGGCCGAGCTGTCGCAGCTTATTAACGACCTTGGCGAGCTCAGCTTCGGCAACGACGTGCGCAGCCTGCAGGCCGACTTGCGGGTGACGCGCCTGCTGTCCGGCGAGAGCACCGGCAGCGAGAGCTCCATCGAAGGTGGGGGCCTGGACGCCTCCTCGGCCACCGCCGGGGACCGGTCGGGCCCTGACGACAGCGCGGGCCCAGAGGAGCCCCACTAG